A region from the Microbispora sp. ZYX-F-249 genome encodes:
- a CDS encoding multicopper oxidase domain-containing protein: GLEPGKATIPGPLIEMIEGETLEIELVNNTDVTASLHVHGVDYETSSDGTRMNDSVVEPGGRYVYTWRTHAQSTRADGTIEPGSAGYWHYHDHVVGTDHGTGGILRGLYGPLVVRRTGDVLPDKTFTVVFND, translated from the coding sequence GGCCTGGAGCCCGGCAAGGCGACCATTCCCGGGCCGCTCATCGAGATGATCGAGGGCGAGACCCTCGAGATCGAGCTGGTCAACAACACGGACGTGACCGCCAGCCTGCACGTGCACGGCGTCGACTACGAGACCAGCAGCGACGGCACGCGGATGAACGACAGCGTGGTGGAGCCGGGAGGCCGGTACGTCTACACCTGGCGCACCCACGCCCAGTCCACTCGCGCGGACGGCACCATCGAGCCCGGCAGCGCGGGCTACTGGCACTACCACGACCACGTCGTGGGAACCGACCACGGCACCGGCGGCATCCTGCGCGGACTCTACGGGCCGCTGGTGGTACGCCGGACGGGCGACGTGCTGCCGGACAAGACCTTCACCGTCGTCTTCAACGAC